GTTATTCAGCAGTTTGCTGCGGAGCATCAATGGATTGAAGATTACCAATTAGCTCAACTTACTTATTCCGGCATCACAGCTTTGAGAAGGGAAATATTGCCCAAGCCTTCTTCCAGAGTCGTTCTTTACCCCGAAAAAAGGTTAAAGAAAGGGAAATGGCATTATCATAATTTCACCAAGCTTCATCAATCCCTGAAATCTAGAGGCTTAGAGACATACATAATCCAGCCTTTCGACCTCGACCTAGGAATTGTCGAAAGCACAACCATAGAAGAATTGACGGATATGAAGGCTTTCCTGGAACAGGGCGGCGTTTTTATATCGAATGATTCGGGGATGGCCCATCTTGCGGGGATGTGCGGCCTCTTTACTATCACCATATTCACCGATTTCGATCCCCTAGTGTGGCATCCTAGGGGAGTCCATCAAATCCTTAAATGGGGTAAAGACCGGATTGATGTGGAAACGATTGAGAAAATTATTCTAGATCACTTGGCCATGTCATAAACTCAGATTGCGGCGGCGCATTCTGTAATGATTAATGAAATATTTTGTAATAGGCTATGATTATTTCTTTGCAGTTCGCCGCGCAGACGATATTCTTCGCCTCTTCCAGCGAGAAAAATCGGGCGCATTACCCTTCTCTCACTGTTAAGGCATCAACTAACCCCTTTTAACATAAAGCAAGGCATCAACGGTCAATGCCAGTAAAACAAATGTAGCAAACATAACATCTAACTTATCATACCGTGTGAACACTCGCCGGAAGCGTTTAATTCTACGGAATAGACGCTCCACCTGATTGCGCTTCTTGTAGAGTTCTTCATTATATCTCCAAGGTTTTATTCGATTGCTTGTTTGGTGGCACTAAAGGTGAAAAACCAAGTAATACTGCCAAGGAACGTGTTTCATCGCCTTCATATGCACGATCCATCAAAAGAAAAGTTTCTTCTGAAACTGCACCATCCGGTGCATCTCCCGCTTCACCGGATGAAAGTGAAAATACTACGGCGTTCCTATCAGATGCGACAACCATATAAATTTTTGTGTTCCAGCCCCCGCGTGTTTTTCCAATAGGCTGGGGTCCAGTTTTTTTAAAGCACCCATTAATCTCAATAATCCACCGTTCCTGAAGTAATCGAACAAGCTTTCTGCAGAATATTGTTCTTTGCCCATCGAGCAAGCCTAGTATAGATTGTATGCTTCCGTATTCTTTTGGCAGCCCCCTCCTATTTACACCCATTATTGAGAACATAAATACAGGCATTCAATACTTGCAGGTTGCTTATATCTGCAGGTCTCCTGTGCTTTGGAAAACAGCTTGTAAACAGTTTGATATCAGTGCATATTGAGCTTCGTTAATTTCCATATAGATAGTATGGTATATTTCATCTTTATGGTAGCGGGCCTTAAAAAGACCAGGGACTATCTTTCTGTACATGAAAATATCATAGCCGTCATAGGGAAAGTTACCGAAGTACTCATGTTCATGAAGTTTGTACATCAGTTCTTCCCTGATCTCCCTCATGATCGCTTCAGAGGGTTCTCGCCTTCTTCAATCTGCCCTCCGAAGGTCCCCCAGCAATCCGGCGACGGAATTTGAGGTGTGTTGTCTCTAAGTTGGAGCAGTACTTTCCCTTCCTTATTCTCTATAAAGAGTCTGCATTGAGGCCTGCTCTTGCTCATAACGCCCCATTGTAGGCCATCAAGTGGGGAGGAAAAAATGCAAAACATGGAACAAACAGCATAAAGGAAAAACGAAAAAAGCCTGGATTCCATGTCAAACACGGAATGACAGCAAAAAAGCGAAGATCAGTTAAAGTTCCGTAATATTTTTCGTGGGAGGGTGGAGAGATATTTCCCGGCATCCTTATTTAAGAACGTGATAACGCAGGATGCTGTGGTCACTCGCGTGAAGCCAAACCAAACAACATAAATTCCAAAAACCACAAAACCCTCAACAGAAACAGTCGAAGACTCTGTGTGCAATGTAAACTACAATATATAATAAGAAAGCTAATCATGAGTAAGTTCTTTCTTGTCATATCAGCGATCATCGCCTTTATGCGCACCGGTCTCGCACCAGTCGAGACCGGAACTTCAAACGCTTCATCCCAGATGAGACTCATCATAGTGATATCAAAAACCTTCCTATGACCATGAAAAACTCTACGGGTAAGCATATAGATAAAATTCAGGCGAGTCTCAGGGGTAGCGTCGTACTGGAATAGGCGTAAGTTATGCCCCAGAAAACAGAGAACAAGGAATAGTAAAACAGGAAGCATGGCGTACAGTAAAGATTTACGAAAGAAAGTATGAGCATTGGGTTGAAGGACATACGCACCTAACGCAAAACCAGGGAAGCCTTTCATATGAGTCTGGCAGCATTAAACAGATGTAACCAGCTATATACAAAGACAGGGGAAAGCGGAGGATAAAGAAGCCCTTTCGCAGCGGATCCTGAATAAACTGAAAGACTATGTAAGTAAACACCCGGTATACACCTTGTTTATAAAGAGATCGGCGAAGCTTGGACACCGCTGTGTTGAAATCACCCACAAAAAAAGACGAAACGATCCAAAAGTAAAACTTTAAACAAGTAACGGAATACTTGAGAAAAATCACTTAAACTCCCAAGGGATGTCTCGACTATGTTGATGAAACGGGCATTGATATTTACTTGCATCTGGAATACGGCTGGTCGTTGCGAGGCAAACCGCAATTCAAGTGAAAGAAAGCATAAACACGAGACAATGGCCTGGTTTGAATTTCATCTGTTACCACCGACTGCACACGGACATTCATGTATACCACGGCGCTGTCGCCCTCAGTTCTTGCGGCATCCATTGCCTCCATACGACTCATAAAGGATAATCCGTGTCATACGGTTATTGTCGTCATCGCAAAAACAGTCTGTATACTCTTGGATAGCACAGATATGAACTTAATTTTTCTACCGCCATACTCCCAACTCAACCTTATCGAACACTTTATTGAGTTGGCTCAAGCAGCAGTTTAAGGAAATCATTGCCTCATCCTTCCCTAGACAATGTTCTCTGCGCTGGGTTAAAAGGTGGTTTAAATAAGATCTGAAAAGAAGGAGAGGAAATTCTCCAAGATTCTCTTCCTTATACCTGTCAGGGAAGGAGGTCCTTGCGTGGGGGTATAATTGACTTGCTATCGTTGGTGATGGAATATGGATGCTACTACCGAGTTCTATTATTTCTATTCACAAGAGCCAGATGGGATTGATGGCTGAATTGACCTCACCCTTTAGCTAGTGCCAACAGCATTTAGAGTTTTCCGCCTGATTCCAAGAATTCCTATAGGTGACATGCCTCCCAAAGAGCTATGAGACAACAGTATTATAGTCTATTCTCCATTTTTCGATAATCTG
This Syntrophobacterales bacterium DNA region includes the following protein-coding sequences:
- a CDS encoding transposase, whose protein sequence is MKPWRYNEELYKKRNQVERLFRRIKRFRRVFTRYDKLDVMFATFVLLALTVDALLYVKRG
- a CDS encoding NUDIX domain-containing protein; its protein translation is MSKSRPQCRLFIENKEGKVLLQLRDNTPQIPSPDCWGTFGGQIEEGENPLKRS